In Brienomyrus brachyistius isolate T26 chromosome 14, BBRACH_0.4, whole genome shotgun sequence, the following proteins share a genomic window:
- the ahi1 gene encoding jouberin isoform X2, whose product MPAGESEARTKTKARFDEVLKRYTDAPAEKKKSKKKSVQPEESIALETLKKNLGLNKGAEDDETILKNTYQPDQSSPRYIKNRLREKELSEKVNNESEVPEGGKLSQGRKKGTRDLPVLSPEGDVSHSNTRADEDASRSTRVAVLKAVPEGEEARRRRAGNAKKEGKRKGKREDGAREREVEADDELLQEYQQQIAREEQRAGKPTSSKKPPARRSSLEQEVALNNDTERKKMKKKKKKLRSQETEGDAGSGLETQPEDASRKHLTKQVMVSSDTEREESREQAINEEEQTEKTKKRKTKEVIVARKNPLVRRNFGRSQTQTVIEDSEVENKEPPKPVFDDSLVLGVYVHRTDQLKTDLLVSHPMVKVHVIDEVTGKYAKKEDSHRPVSSFYEQEKVEHVLPIMTQPYDFKKNKSTIPEWEEQIIFNERFGYFLQDDNESPRVILFFEVLDFISMDEARANVVVDEHERGFRKIAWAFLKLVGTNGVLNVDSKLRLQLYCPPPRVKKQSHGVEVIEWWRKYPRSRYASTLYVTVKGLKLPEHVDPSVRSMTALQQERGTTLFGDPHNDVAQKSSTQLLEDQADIVKWSRVPGQVCRIPNKPMLSFRGGQMGCFMLRFSHAGRRLAAACTDRDAFPVVVYEIPSGKVLAAFNGHLSIVYDVCWSRDDQSLLSASSDGTVRIWNMERLRGVAKKVLPHPSFVYSAQFHPVGQNLVVTGGYDCLIRVWNINVQDVNGQLLHEFEGHKTFINALCFDAEGLRLFSADSAGLLIVWNMPVGDGSYQHPTRLWNIEREIMESDLKGIAINGLEVHPNGRRLLIHARDSVLRVMDLRILAVKKYTGATNYRERIRSTFSPCGSFIFSGSEDGMAYVWNAETGDQVAVYSELCYPTPVRNVAFHPHENMVAFCAFGESQPVHVYIYDRKVAQMEVGRLKGLNRSGTADRNTLRDVADLPGLMDPTPSALDRLASTTRITLKMQHVKQKLDSVLNSHQNPSALDFYEQGGVSAKGRKSLPESSLRFNALSSDLSFPAPSLLSPHSKLRASGPSLILHPPLATSTRGFSPVGQRLSQPLSQRLQTSFDRPSSSLHAEADSSIPVQQMVVLLYDYTANRSDELTVSRGDVIQVLYKDNESWWFGCLADGRQGYFPANYVVDQSDFEEDPNRAVESDSSVSDRLNQSAEKSPQAKLRPSRRSDPARPQEAVGISQHLHCPPHALIGPPADPWRCELTQRAEVQLRARPRPRSTSCPGSEEEEKDEEVCRSDGPVCHCRP is encoded by the exons ATGCCAGCTG GGGAGAGTGAAGCCAGAACAAAGACAAAGGCCAGATTTGATGAAGTGCTGAAGAGGTACACTGATGCTCCTGCAGAGAAAAAGAAATCAAAGAAGAAGAGCGTCCAACCAGAAGAGAGTATAGCG CTTGAAACCTTGAAGAAAAACCTTGGCCTTAACAAAGGTGCAGAAGATGACGAGACCATCCTCAAGAACACGTACCAGCCCGATCAGAGCAGTCCACGCTACATCAAGAACAGGCTGCGGGAGAAGGAATTGTCCGAGAAGGTCAACAACGAAAGTGAGGTGCCAGAGGGCGGTAAATTATCCCAGGGCAGGAAGAAGGGCACAAGGGATCTTCCAGTACTCTCGCCTGAAGGTGATGTCTCCCACTCCAACACCCGGGCTGACGAGGACGCATCCAGGTCCACCCGGGTGGCCGTTCTGAAAGCCGTTCCGGAAGGAGAGGAAGCCAGAAGGAGGAGAGCGGGGAATGCAAAGAAGGAAGGGAAAAGGAAGGGAAAGCGGGAGGATGGAGCGCGGGAACGGGAGGTGGAGGCAGACGACGAGCTCCTCCAGGAGTACCAGCAGCAGATTGCCCGGGAGGAACAGCGAGCCGGGAAGCCGACGTCGAGCAAAAAGCCTCCTGCCAGGAGGAGTAGCCTGGAGCAGGAGGTGGCTTTGAACAATGACACTGAAAGGAAGAagatgaagaagaagaagaagaagctgaGATCACAGGAGACCGAGGGGGATGCAGG atCAGGGCTGGAGACCCAACCAGAGGATGCTTCCAGGAAGCACCTGACCAAACAGGTGATGGTTTCctcagacacagagagagaggaatCGAGGGAACAAGCGATAAATGAGGAAGAGCAGACGGAGAAAACGAAAAAGAGGAAAACCAAGG AGGTgatagtggcaaggaaaaaccccCTAGTGCGAAGAAACTTTGGGAGGAGCCAGACTCAGA CTGTGATAGAGGACAGTGAGGTAGAGAACAAGGAGCCCCCTAAGCCCGTTTTCGACGACAGCCTTGTGCTGGGGGTCTACGTCCACAGGACAGACCAACTGAAGACTGACCTGCTGGTGTCACATCCCATGGTGAAGGTCCACGTTATTGATGAGGTCACTGGGAAATATGCAAAAAAGGAAGACAG CCATCGCCCAGTCTCGTCCTTTTACGAGCAGGAGAAGGTGGAACATGTTCTGCCCATCATGACCCAACCGTACGACTtcaagaaaaacaaatcaaCAATTCCGGAGTGGGAGGAACAAATCATCTTCAACGAGCGTTTCGGGTACTTCCTCCAGGATGACAACGAAAGTCCGAGAGTAATACTGTTTTTTGAG GTCCTTGATTTCATAAGTATGGATGAAGCCAGGGCCAACGTTGTAGTAGATGAGCATGAACGGGGTTTCCGGAAAATCGCTTGGGCATTTCTCAAG CTTGTGGGAACGAATGGGGTCCTGAACGTGGACAGTAAGCTCCGCCTCCAGCTctactgcccccctcccagggTGAAGAAACAGTCCCACGGCGTGGAAGTGATTGAGTGGTGGAGGAAGTACCCCAGGAGCAGATATGCGTCTACACTGTATGTCACCGTAAAAGGCCTCAAACTTCCTGAACAC GTGGACCCCAGTGTCCGCTCCATGACGGCCTTGCAGCAGGAGAGAGGTACCACCTTGTTCGGTGACCCCCACAATGATGTCGCCCAGAAAAGCAGCACCCAGCTGCTTGAAGATCAAGCTGACATTGTAAAGTGGAGCAGGGTGCCGGGACAG GTCTGTCGCATTCCCAACAAGCCCATGCTGTCCTTCCGCGGGGGTCAGATGGGTTGTTTCATGCTGCGCTTCTCCCATGCTGGCCGGAGGCTTGCTGCCGCCTGCACGGATAGGGACGCCTTCCCCGTTGTAG TTTACGAGATTCCGTCGGGCAAGGTCCTGGCCGCTTTCAATGGGCACCTCAGCATCGTGTACGATGTCTGCTGGTCCAGGGATGACCAAAGCCTTTTGTCTGCTTCTTCTGACGGAACCGTCAG AATTTGGAATATGGAGAGGCTTCGTGGTGTGGCCAAGAAGGTTCTGCCGCATCCTTCCTTTGTGTACTCTGCCCAGTTTCACCCTGTTGGCCAGAACCTTGTGGTAACTGGAGGCTACGACTGTCTCATCCGTGTGTGGAACATAAATGTTCAAGACGTCAACGGTCAATTGCTACATGAGTTTGAGGGGCACAAGACATTCATTAATGCCTTGTGTTTCGACGCAGAAG GGCTGCGGTTGTTTTCAGCAGACAGCGCTGGCTTGCTCATCGTGTGGAACATGCCGGTTGGTGATGGCTCCTATCAGCATCCGACACGACTCTGGAACATCGAGAGG GAGATAATGGAGAGTGATCTCAAGGGAATTGCCATTAACGGACTGGAGGTCCACCCAAATGGGCGTCGCCTCCTGATCCATGCCAGAGACAGTGTTCTGAGGGTCATGGACCTCCGAAT ACTGGCAGTAAAGAAGTACACAGGTGCCACAAACTACAGAGAGAGGATCCGCAGTACTTTCTCTCCCTGTGGAAGCTTTATCTTCTCAGGAAGTGAAGACGGCATGGCTTACGTGTGGAATGCAGAGACAG GGGACCAGGTGGCTGTGTATTCTGAGCTTTGTTACCCCACCCCCGTCCGAAATGTAGCTTTCCACCCACATGAAAACATGGTCGCCTTCTGTGCCTTTGGGGAAAGCCAGCCCGTGCATGTCTACATCTACGACCGCAAAG TTGCTCAAATGGAGGTGGGGAGATTGAAAGGGCTGAATCGGAGTGGGACAGCTGACAGGAACACGCTCAGGGATGTGGCGGACCTGCCGGGTCTGATGGACCCCACCCCATCTGCCCTGGATCGATTGGCCAGCACCACACGCATCACCCTGAAGATGCAGCACGTTAAGCAAAAGCTCGATTCTGTGCTG AATTCACATCAAAATCCTTCAGCTTTGGACTTCTACGAGCAAG GGGGAGTTTCTGCCAAGGGGAGGAAATCGCTTCCGGAAAGCAGCCTTCGCTTTAACGCG CTGAGCTCAGATCTCTCATTTCCGGCCCCATCTTTGCTGTCCCCTCACTCCAAGTTGCGAGCGTCTGGGCCTTCTCTCATTTTGCACCCACCTCTGGCCACCAGCACTC GGGGTTTTAGCCCCGTAGGTCAACGTTTGAGCCAGCCGCTATCTCAAAGGCTCCAGACG AGCTTTGATCGTCCGTCCTCTTCTCTGCATGCCGAGGCCGATTCTTCCATACCAGTGCAGCAGATG GTCGTCTTGCTTTATGACTACACTGCCAATCGATCGGATGAGCTGACTGTGTCCCGTGGTGATGTTATCCAAGTTCTCTATAAAGATAATGAAAGCTGGTGGTTCGGGTGCCTGGCCGATGGACGGCAGGGCTACTTCCCGGCCAACTATGTGGTCGACCAAa GCGATTTTGAAGAGGATCCGAACAGAGCTGTAGAATCGGACTCTTCTGTGTCAGATCGGCTGAACCAATCAGCTGAAAAATCGCCCCAGGCAAAG TTGCGGCCATCCCGACGTTCAGATCCGGCCCGGCCACAGGAAGCGGTTGGCATTTCTCAGCATCTTCACTGCCCGCCTCACGCTCTGATTGGTCCGCCCGCAGATCCCTGGCGCTGTGAGCTCACCCAGAGAGCTGAGGTTCAACTCAGAGCACGACCCAGACCCAGAAGCACCAGTTGTCCT GGttcagaagaagaagaaaaggatGAAGAAGTCTGTCGCAGTGATGGACCAGTCTGCCATTGCAGACCCTGA
- the ahi1 gene encoding jouberin isoform X4 — protein sequence MPAGESEARTKTKARFDEVLKRYTDAPAEKKKSKKKSVQPEESIALETLKKNLGLNKGAEDDETILKNTYQPDQSSPRYIKNRLREKELSEKVNNESEVPEGGKLSQGRKKGTRDLPVLSPEGDVSHSNTRADEDASRSTRVAVLKAVPEGEEARRRRAGNAKKEGKRKGKREDGAREREVEADDELLQEYQQQIAREEQRAGKPTSSKKPPARRSSLEQEVALNNDTERKKMKKKKKKLRSQETEGDAGSGLETQPEDASRKHLTKQVMVSSDTEREESREQAINEEEQTEKTKKRKTKAVIEDSEVENKEPPKPVFDDSLVLGVYVHRTDQLKTDLLVSHPMVKVHVIDEVTGKYAKKEDSHRPVSSFYEQEKVEHVLPIMTQPYDFKKNKSTIPEWEEQIIFNERFGYFLQDDNESPRVILFFEVLDFISMDEARANVVVDEHERGFRKIAWAFLKLVGTNGVLNVDSKLRLQLYCPPPRVKKQSHGVEVIEWWRKYPRSRYASTLYVTVKGLKLPEHVDPSVRSMTALQQERGTTLFGDPHNDVAQKSSTQLLEDQADIVKWSRVPGQVCRIPNKPMLSFRGGQMGCFMLRFSHAGRRLAAACTDRDAFPVVVYEIPSGKVLAAFNGHLSIVYDVCWSRDDQSLLSASSDGTVRIWNMERLRGVAKKVLPHPSFVYSAQFHPVGQNLVVTGGYDCLIRVWNINVQDVNGQLLHEFEGHKTFINALCFDAEGLRLFSADSAGLLIVWNMPVGDGSYQHPTRLWNIEREIMESDLKGIAINGLEVHPNGRRLLIHARDSVLRVMDLRILAVKKYTGATNYRERIRSTFSPCGSFIFSGSEDGMAYVWNAETGDQVAVYSELCYPTPVRNVAFHPHENMVAFCAFGESQPVHVYIYDRKVAQMEVGRLKGLNRSGTADRNTLRDVADLPGLMDPTPSALDRLASTTRITLKMQHVKQKLDSVLNSHQNPSALDFYEQGGVSAKGRKSLPESSLRFNALSSDLSFPAPSLLSPHSKLRASGPSLILHPPLATSTRGFSPVGQRLSQPLSQRLQTSFDRPSSSLHAEADSSIPVQQMVVLLYDYTANRSDELTVSRGDVIQVLYKDNESWWFGCLADGRQGYFPANYVVDQSDFEEDPNRAVESDSSVSDRLNQSAEKSPQAKLRPSRRSDPARPQEAVGISQHLHCPPHALIGPPADPWRCELTQRAEVQLRARPRPRSTSCPGSEEEEKDEEVCRSDGPVCHCRP from the exons ATGCCAGCTG GGGAGAGTGAAGCCAGAACAAAGACAAAGGCCAGATTTGATGAAGTGCTGAAGAGGTACACTGATGCTCCTGCAGAGAAAAAGAAATCAAAGAAGAAGAGCGTCCAACCAGAAGAGAGTATAGCG CTTGAAACCTTGAAGAAAAACCTTGGCCTTAACAAAGGTGCAGAAGATGACGAGACCATCCTCAAGAACACGTACCAGCCCGATCAGAGCAGTCCACGCTACATCAAGAACAGGCTGCGGGAGAAGGAATTGTCCGAGAAGGTCAACAACGAAAGTGAGGTGCCAGAGGGCGGTAAATTATCCCAGGGCAGGAAGAAGGGCACAAGGGATCTTCCAGTACTCTCGCCTGAAGGTGATGTCTCCCACTCCAACACCCGGGCTGACGAGGACGCATCCAGGTCCACCCGGGTGGCCGTTCTGAAAGCCGTTCCGGAAGGAGAGGAAGCCAGAAGGAGGAGAGCGGGGAATGCAAAGAAGGAAGGGAAAAGGAAGGGAAAGCGGGAGGATGGAGCGCGGGAACGGGAGGTGGAGGCAGACGACGAGCTCCTCCAGGAGTACCAGCAGCAGATTGCCCGGGAGGAACAGCGAGCCGGGAAGCCGACGTCGAGCAAAAAGCCTCCTGCCAGGAGGAGTAGCCTGGAGCAGGAGGTGGCTTTGAACAATGACACTGAAAGGAAGAagatgaagaagaagaagaagaagctgaGATCACAGGAGACCGAGGGGGATGCAGG atCAGGGCTGGAGACCCAACCAGAGGATGCTTCCAGGAAGCACCTGACCAAACAGGTGATGGTTTCctcagacacagagagagaggaatCGAGGGAACAAGCGATAAATGAGGAAGAGCAGACGGAGAAAACGAAAAAGAGGAAAACCAAGG CTGTGATAGAGGACAGTGAGGTAGAGAACAAGGAGCCCCCTAAGCCCGTTTTCGACGACAGCCTTGTGCTGGGGGTCTACGTCCACAGGACAGACCAACTGAAGACTGACCTGCTGGTGTCACATCCCATGGTGAAGGTCCACGTTATTGATGAGGTCACTGGGAAATATGCAAAAAAGGAAGACAG CCATCGCCCAGTCTCGTCCTTTTACGAGCAGGAGAAGGTGGAACATGTTCTGCCCATCATGACCCAACCGTACGACTtcaagaaaaacaaatcaaCAATTCCGGAGTGGGAGGAACAAATCATCTTCAACGAGCGTTTCGGGTACTTCCTCCAGGATGACAACGAAAGTCCGAGAGTAATACTGTTTTTTGAG GTCCTTGATTTCATAAGTATGGATGAAGCCAGGGCCAACGTTGTAGTAGATGAGCATGAACGGGGTTTCCGGAAAATCGCTTGGGCATTTCTCAAG CTTGTGGGAACGAATGGGGTCCTGAACGTGGACAGTAAGCTCCGCCTCCAGCTctactgcccccctcccagggTGAAGAAACAGTCCCACGGCGTGGAAGTGATTGAGTGGTGGAGGAAGTACCCCAGGAGCAGATATGCGTCTACACTGTATGTCACCGTAAAAGGCCTCAAACTTCCTGAACAC GTGGACCCCAGTGTCCGCTCCATGACGGCCTTGCAGCAGGAGAGAGGTACCACCTTGTTCGGTGACCCCCACAATGATGTCGCCCAGAAAAGCAGCACCCAGCTGCTTGAAGATCAAGCTGACATTGTAAAGTGGAGCAGGGTGCCGGGACAG GTCTGTCGCATTCCCAACAAGCCCATGCTGTCCTTCCGCGGGGGTCAGATGGGTTGTTTCATGCTGCGCTTCTCCCATGCTGGCCGGAGGCTTGCTGCCGCCTGCACGGATAGGGACGCCTTCCCCGTTGTAG TTTACGAGATTCCGTCGGGCAAGGTCCTGGCCGCTTTCAATGGGCACCTCAGCATCGTGTACGATGTCTGCTGGTCCAGGGATGACCAAAGCCTTTTGTCTGCTTCTTCTGACGGAACCGTCAG AATTTGGAATATGGAGAGGCTTCGTGGTGTGGCCAAGAAGGTTCTGCCGCATCCTTCCTTTGTGTACTCTGCCCAGTTTCACCCTGTTGGCCAGAACCTTGTGGTAACTGGAGGCTACGACTGTCTCATCCGTGTGTGGAACATAAATGTTCAAGACGTCAACGGTCAATTGCTACATGAGTTTGAGGGGCACAAGACATTCATTAATGCCTTGTGTTTCGACGCAGAAG GGCTGCGGTTGTTTTCAGCAGACAGCGCTGGCTTGCTCATCGTGTGGAACATGCCGGTTGGTGATGGCTCCTATCAGCATCCGACACGACTCTGGAACATCGAGAGG GAGATAATGGAGAGTGATCTCAAGGGAATTGCCATTAACGGACTGGAGGTCCACCCAAATGGGCGTCGCCTCCTGATCCATGCCAGAGACAGTGTTCTGAGGGTCATGGACCTCCGAAT ACTGGCAGTAAAGAAGTACACAGGTGCCACAAACTACAGAGAGAGGATCCGCAGTACTTTCTCTCCCTGTGGAAGCTTTATCTTCTCAGGAAGTGAAGACGGCATGGCTTACGTGTGGAATGCAGAGACAG GGGACCAGGTGGCTGTGTATTCTGAGCTTTGTTACCCCACCCCCGTCCGAAATGTAGCTTTCCACCCACATGAAAACATGGTCGCCTTCTGTGCCTTTGGGGAAAGCCAGCCCGTGCATGTCTACATCTACGACCGCAAAG TTGCTCAAATGGAGGTGGGGAGATTGAAAGGGCTGAATCGGAGTGGGACAGCTGACAGGAACACGCTCAGGGATGTGGCGGACCTGCCGGGTCTGATGGACCCCACCCCATCTGCCCTGGATCGATTGGCCAGCACCACACGCATCACCCTGAAGATGCAGCACGTTAAGCAAAAGCTCGATTCTGTGCTG AATTCACATCAAAATCCTTCAGCTTTGGACTTCTACGAGCAAG GGGGAGTTTCTGCCAAGGGGAGGAAATCGCTTCCGGAAAGCAGCCTTCGCTTTAACGCG CTGAGCTCAGATCTCTCATTTCCGGCCCCATCTTTGCTGTCCCCTCACTCCAAGTTGCGAGCGTCTGGGCCTTCTCTCATTTTGCACCCACCTCTGGCCACCAGCACTC GGGGTTTTAGCCCCGTAGGTCAACGTTTGAGCCAGCCGCTATCTCAAAGGCTCCAGACG AGCTTTGATCGTCCGTCCTCTTCTCTGCATGCCGAGGCCGATTCTTCCATACCAGTGCAGCAGATG GTCGTCTTGCTTTATGACTACACTGCCAATCGATCGGATGAGCTGACTGTGTCCCGTGGTGATGTTATCCAAGTTCTCTATAAAGATAATGAAAGCTGGTGGTTCGGGTGCCTGGCCGATGGACGGCAGGGCTACTTCCCGGCCAACTATGTGGTCGACCAAa GCGATTTTGAAGAGGATCCGAACAGAGCTGTAGAATCGGACTCTTCTGTGTCAGATCGGCTGAACCAATCAGCTGAAAAATCGCCCCAGGCAAAG TTGCGGCCATCCCGACGTTCAGATCCGGCCCGGCCACAGGAAGCGGTTGGCATTTCTCAGCATCTTCACTGCCCGCCTCACGCTCTGATTGGTCCGCCCGCAGATCCCTGGCGCTGTGAGCTCACCCAGAGAGCTGAGGTTCAACTCAGAGCACGACCCAGACCCAGAAGCACCAGTTGTCCT GGttcagaagaagaagaaaaggatGAAGAAGTCTGTCGCAGTGATGGACCAGTCTGCCATTGCAGACCCTGA
- the ahi1 gene encoding jouberin isoform X5 → MPAGESEARTKTKARFDEVLKRYTDAPAEKKKSKKKSVQPEESIALETLKKNLGLNKGAEDDETILKNTYQPDQSSPRYIKNRLREKELSEKVNNESEVPEGGKLSQGRKKGTRDLPVLSPEGDVSHSNTRADEDASRSTRVAVLKAVPEGEEARRRRAGNAKKEGKRKGKREDGAREREVEADDELLQEYQQQIAREEQRAGKPTSSKKPPARRSSLEQEVALNNDTERKKMKKKKKKLRSQETEGDAGSGLETQPEDASRKHLTKQVMVSSDTEREESREQAINEEEQTEKTKKRKTKALSEVIVARKNPLVRRNFGRSQTQTVIEDSEVENKEPPKPVFDDSLVLGVYVHRTDQLKTDLLVSHPMVKVHVIDEVTGKYAKKEDSHRPVSSFYEQEKVEHVLPIMTQPYDFKKNKSTIPEWEEQIIFNERFGYFLQDDNESPRVILFFEVLDFISMDEARANVVVDEHERGFRKIAWAFLKLVGTNGVLNVDSKLRLQLYCPPPRVKKQSHGVEVIEWWRKYPRSRYASTLYVTVKGLKLPEHVDPSVRSMTALQQERGTTLFGDPHNDVAQKSSTQLLEDQADIVKWSRVPGQVCRIPNKPMLSFRGGQMGCFMLRFSHAGRRLAAACTDRDAFPVVVYEIPSGKVLAAFNGHLSIVYDVCWSRDDQSLLSASSDGTVRIWNMERLRGVAKKVLPHPSFVYSAQFHPVGQNLVVTGGYDCLIRVWNINVQDVNGQLLHEFEGHKTFINALCFDAEGLRLFSADSAGLLIVWNMPVGDGSYQHPTRLWNIEREIMESDLKGIAINGLEVHPNGRRLLIHARDSVLRVMDLRILAVKKYTGATNYRERIRSTFSPCGSFIFSGSEDGMAYVWNAETGDQVAVYSELCYPTPVRNVAFHPHENMVAFCAFGESQPVHVYIYDRKVAQMEVGRLKGLNRSGTADRNTLRDVADLPGLMDPTPSALDRLASTTRITLKMQHVKQKLDSVLNSHQNPSALDFYEQGGVSAKGRKSLPESSLRFNALSSDLSFPAPSLLSPHSKLRASGPSLILHPPLATSTRGFSPVGQRLSQPLSQRLQTSFDRPSSSLHAEADSSIPVQQMVVLLYDYTANRSDELTVSRGDVIQVLYKDNESWWFGCLADGRQGYFPANYVVDQSDFEEDPNRAVESDSSVSDRLNQSAEKSPQAKSNYLLQCKSEKRNCEGNDKNQLFCPNS, encoded by the exons ATGCCAGCTG GGGAGAGTGAAGCCAGAACAAAGACAAAGGCCAGATTTGATGAAGTGCTGAAGAGGTACACTGATGCTCCTGCAGAGAAAAAGAAATCAAAGAAGAAGAGCGTCCAACCAGAAGAGAGTATAGCG CTTGAAACCTTGAAGAAAAACCTTGGCCTTAACAAAGGTGCAGAAGATGACGAGACCATCCTCAAGAACACGTACCAGCCCGATCAGAGCAGTCCACGCTACATCAAGAACAGGCTGCGGGAGAAGGAATTGTCCGAGAAGGTCAACAACGAAAGTGAGGTGCCAGAGGGCGGTAAATTATCCCAGGGCAGGAAGAAGGGCACAAGGGATCTTCCAGTACTCTCGCCTGAAGGTGATGTCTCCCACTCCAACACCCGGGCTGACGAGGACGCATCCAGGTCCACCCGGGTGGCCGTTCTGAAAGCCGTTCCGGAAGGAGAGGAAGCCAGAAGGAGGAGAGCGGGGAATGCAAAGAAGGAAGGGAAAAGGAAGGGAAAGCGGGAGGATGGAGCGCGGGAACGGGAGGTGGAGGCAGACGACGAGCTCCTCCAGGAGTACCAGCAGCAGATTGCCCGGGAGGAACAGCGAGCCGGGAAGCCGACGTCGAGCAAAAAGCCTCCTGCCAGGAGGAGTAGCCTGGAGCAGGAGGTGGCTTTGAACAATGACACTGAAAGGAAGAagatgaagaagaagaagaagaagctgaGATCACAGGAGACCGAGGGGGATGCAGG atCAGGGCTGGAGACCCAACCAGAGGATGCTTCCAGGAAGCACCTGACCAAACAGGTGATGGTTTCctcagacacagagagagaggaatCGAGGGAACAAGCGATAAATGAGGAAGAGCAGACGGAGAAAACGAAAAAGAGGAAAACCAAGG CACTTTCAGAGGTgatagtggcaaggaaaaaccccCTAGTGCGAAGAAACTTTGGGAGGAGCCAGACTCAGA CTGTGATAGAGGACAGTGAGGTAGAGAACAAGGAGCCCCCTAAGCCCGTTTTCGACGACAGCCTTGTGCTGGGGGTCTACGTCCACAGGACAGACCAACTGAAGACTGACCTGCTGGTGTCACATCCCATGGTGAAGGTCCACGTTATTGATGAGGTCACTGGGAAATATGCAAAAAAGGAAGACAG CCATCGCCCAGTCTCGTCCTTTTACGAGCAGGAGAAGGTGGAACATGTTCTGCCCATCATGACCCAACCGTACGACTtcaagaaaaacaaatcaaCAATTCCGGAGTGGGAGGAACAAATCATCTTCAACGAGCGTTTCGGGTACTTCCTCCAGGATGACAACGAAAGTCCGAGAGTAATACTGTTTTTTGAG GTCCTTGATTTCATAAGTATGGATGAAGCCAGGGCCAACGTTGTAGTAGATGAGCATGAACGGGGTTTCCGGAAAATCGCTTGGGCATTTCTCAAG CTTGTGGGAACGAATGGGGTCCTGAACGTGGACAGTAAGCTCCGCCTCCAGCTctactgcccccctcccagggTGAAGAAACAGTCCCACGGCGTGGAAGTGATTGAGTGGTGGAGGAAGTACCCCAGGAGCAGATATGCGTCTACACTGTATGTCACCGTAAAAGGCCTCAAACTTCCTGAACAC GTGGACCCCAGTGTCCGCTCCATGACGGCCTTGCAGCAGGAGAGAGGTACCACCTTGTTCGGTGACCCCCACAATGATGTCGCCCAGAAAAGCAGCACCCAGCTGCTTGAAGATCAAGCTGACATTGTAAAGTGGAGCAGGGTGCCGGGACAG GTCTGTCGCATTCCCAACAAGCCCATGCTGTCCTTCCGCGGGGGTCAGATGGGTTGTTTCATGCTGCGCTTCTCCCATGCTGGCCGGAGGCTTGCTGCCGCCTGCACGGATAGGGACGCCTTCCCCGTTGTAG TTTACGAGATTCCGTCGGGCAAGGTCCTGGCCGCTTTCAATGGGCACCTCAGCATCGTGTACGATGTCTGCTGGTCCAGGGATGACCAAAGCCTTTTGTCTGCTTCTTCTGACGGAACCGTCAG AATTTGGAATATGGAGAGGCTTCGTGGTGTGGCCAAGAAGGTTCTGCCGCATCCTTCCTTTGTGTACTCTGCCCAGTTTCACCCTGTTGGCCAGAACCTTGTGGTAACTGGAGGCTACGACTGTCTCATCCGTGTGTGGAACATAAATGTTCAAGACGTCAACGGTCAATTGCTACATGAGTTTGAGGGGCACAAGACATTCATTAATGCCTTGTGTTTCGACGCAGAAG GGCTGCGGTTGTTTTCAGCAGACAGCGCTGGCTTGCTCATCGTGTGGAACATGCCGGTTGGTGATGGCTCCTATCAGCATCCGACACGACTCTGGAACATCGAGAGG GAGATAATGGAGAGTGATCTCAAGGGAATTGCCATTAACGGACTGGAGGTCCACCCAAATGGGCGTCGCCTCCTGATCCATGCCAGAGACAGTGTTCTGAGGGTCATGGACCTCCGAAT ACTGGCAGTAAAGAAGTACACAGGTGCCACAAACTACAGAGAGAGGATCCGCAGTACTTTCTCTCCCTGTGGAAGCTTTATCTTCTCAGGAAGTGAAGACGGCATGGCTTACGTGTGGAATGCAGAGACAG GGGACCAGGTGGCTGTGTATTCTGAGCTTTGTTACCCCACCCCCGTCCGAAATGTAGCTTTCCACCCACATGAAAACATGGTCGCCTTCTGTGCCTTTGGGGAAAGCCAGCCCGTGCATGTCTACATCTACGACCGCAAAG TTGCTCAAATGGAGGTGGGGAGATTGAAAGGGCTGAATCGGAGTGGGACAGCTGACAGGAACACGCTCAGGGATGTGGCGGACCTGCCGGGTCTGATGGACCCCACCCCATCTGCCCTGGATCGATTGGCCAGCACCACACGCATCACCCTGAAGATGCAGCACGTTAAGCAAAAGCTCGATTCTGTGCTG AATTCACATCAAAATCCTTCAGCTTTGGACTTCTACGAGCAAG GGGGAGTTTCTGCCAAGGGGAGGAAATCGCTTCCGGAAAGCAGCCTTCGCTTTAACGCG CTGAGCTCAGATCTCTCATTTCCGGCCCCATCTTTGCTGTCCCCTCACTCCAAGTTGCGAGCGTCTGGGCCTTCTCTCATTTTGCACCCACCTCTGGCCACCAGCACTC GGGGTTTTAGCCCCGTAGGTCAACGTTTGAGCCAGCCGCTATCTCAAAGGCTCCAGACG AGCTTTGATCGTCCGTCCTCTTCTCTGCATGCCGAGGCCGATTCTTCCATACCAGTGCAGCAGATG GTCGTCTTGCTTTATGACTACACTGCCAATCGATCGGATGAGCTGACTGTGTCCCGTGGTGATGTTATCCAAGTTCTCTATAAAGATAATGAAAGCTGGTGGTTCGGGTGCCTGGCCGATGGACGGCAGGGCTACTTCCCGGCCAACTATGTGGTCGACCAAa GCGATTTTGAAGAGGATCCGAACAGAGCTGTAGAATCGGACTCTTCTGTGTCAGATCGGCTGAACCAATCAGCTGAAAAATCGCCCCAGGCAAAG AGCAACTACTTACTGCAGTGTAAATCTGAGAAACGAAACTGTGAAGGTAATGACAAAAATCAACTATTTTGTCCAAACAGCTGA